One genomic window of Paraburkholderia sp. BL23I1N1 includes the following:
- a CDS encoding LPD7 domain-containing protein, translating to MLIRVRGYHDGIKAYLEKGQKQGREMERDEMDERVILAGDLDLTNDIIQSIDTDAERYLNVTMSFKEDQVSRELLGEIVREFEAFAFAAYRRDEYNFYAEAHVPRIKSYADRKTGEPVERKVHVHVVIPEINLVTGRRLDPFGKVDQNTRFVDAFQEHINAKYGLASPKDNRRVQFTDASEMISRYKGDVFEGANRELKASILEAVMTRDVTRYDDFRVLLTEYGETRTRNAGRESEYENVKPAGAAKGVNLKEFVFSREFIELDATAKREALESNVHAQYVEPGVPRDTPPIYLDVLGAWHDTRAREIKYLNSGSSFYKTYQAASPDEQRRILDHREQRFYDATGGLNEHTRRPHDRSGDWRDWRRLGTAGAGERAPERARARGAGREPEGAGQAQQWWRELERAHHEITRRWRAGADHDLDARFDRSGAPSQSAYRVHGVSGRGVDGDAARRQVLLPADALLELGNQQAERIDALRWSGDRERAGREQLDNPVLRSRWRQGADGEFDGGRRYGGTGDRWRWSGESNDVERSADEPEWKAIVDRMFVAWDRADAAERSRLTRTGAGKFMWAGGPFGSREPFALSGGRLPGGFGLREQIRSLADVQSFDAIESLPFEVRASDAPMPKTAMSDFNARARASTGRAADTVRDQLARDLSEGRSVRQARERDEFAEIRATLDAGRLLAALAHSHGLIVEKYSIGKGADGGDRIRAGSRNLSVSDFLTKEMNLSWEEAAQLLRETYRAQTGHDPEHASRRTPERDLWGDFQQWRSVYRTQLRHAWDAQAAQENERRKTIRSAFYSARSALGDRMDLSSGQRREQLSAARVARLEAEAVLRVQIAKEREALKGVASRPLTDQYRDFLQERAQEGDERALRELRRMQQIRLWEKRAGDERAVTVSAASHATRPTANERNEIIYAGPAITYEVRASGEVDYRKNGATFLVDEGRTLRLWDSGREAIEVALRFAQQKFGGTLSLSGPEDFQAAAARVAADTRMRIVFEQPELESIRRVRLAELDAEAIERRAAQREREARERDELRDAVRNPPAPVPDDTINPDPDAIPPADPDAPDINR from the coding sequence GTGCTCATACGCGTACGCGGCTACCACGACGGCATCAAGGCGTATCTGGAGAAAGGCCAGAAGCAGGGTCGCGAGATGGAGCGCGACGAGATGGACGAGCGCGTGATACTCGCCGGCGATCTCGATCTGACGAACGACATCATCCAGTCGATCGACACGGACGCCGAGCGCTACCTGAATGTCACGATGTCGTTCAAGGAAGACCAGGTATCGCGTGAGCTCTTAGGTGAGATTGTTCGGGAGTTCGAGGCGTTCGCGTTTGCCGCGTATCGCCGCGATGAGTACAACTTCTACGCCGAAGCTCACGTGCCGCGTATCAAGAGTTATGCGGACCGCAAGACGGGCGAGCCAGTCGAGCGCAAGGTACACGTGCACGTGGTGATTCCCGAGATAAATCTTGTGACAGGCCGGCGGCTTGATCCGTTCGGGAAGGTGGACCAGAACACGCGCTTCGTTGACGCGTTCCAGGAGCACATCAACGCGAAATACGGGCTCGCGAGCCCGAAGGACAACCGGCGGGTGCAGTTCACCGACGCGTCCGAAATGATCAGCCGGTACAAGGGCGACGTGTTCGAAGGGGCGAACCGCGAGCTGAAGGCCTCGATCCTCGAGGCGGTGATGACCCGTGATGTGACGCGGTACGACGACTTCCGGGTATTGCTGACGGAGTACGGCGAGACACGTACACGCAACGCCGGCCGGGAGTCGGAGTACGAAAACGTCAAGCCGGCGGGCGCGGCGAAGGGTGTCAACCTCAAGGAGTTCGTGTTTTCGCGCGAGTTCATCGAGCTCGATGCTACGGCCAAGCGTGAGGCGCTCGAATCGAATGTGCATGCCCAGTATGTCGAGCCTGGCGTGCCGCGCGACACGCCACCGATCTATCTAGATGTGCTCGGCGCTTGGCACGACACACGCGCGCGCGAAATCAAGTATCTGAACAGCGGTAGCAGCTTTTACAAGACGTATCAGGCCGCGTCGCCAGACGAGCAGCGACGCATTCTCGACCACCGCGAACAGCGGTTCTACGACGCAACAGGAGGGCTCAATGAGCACACACGACGACCCCACGATCGATCCGGCGACTGGCGAGATTGGAGGCGACTGGGAACCGCCGGAGCAGGAGAGCGGGCACCGGAGCGGGCACGAGCACGCGGCGCCGGACGAGAACCGGAAGGGGCAGGGCAGGCGCAGCAATGGTGGCGCGAGCTCGAGCGCGCGCACCACGAAATCACACGGCGATGGCGAGCCGGAGCGGATCACGACCTTGACGCTCGCTTCGATCGATCCGGCGCGCCGTCCCAATCCGCCTACCGTGTGCATGGCGTGTCCGGCCGCGGTGTGGATGGCGACGCCGCGCGACGTCAAGTGCTTCTGCCGGCTGATGCATTACTGGAGCTGGGAAACCAGCAAGCCGAACGAATTGACGCATTGCGATGGTCTGGCGATCGCGAGCGAGCGGGAAGAGAACAGCTAGACAATCCGGTGCTGCGGTCACGGTGGCGCCAAGGAGCCGATGGCGAGTTTGATGGCGGTCGCCGTTACGGCGGGACCGGTGATCGCTGGCGATGGTCGGGCGAGTCCAATGACGTTGAGAGATCGGCCGACGAGCCCGAATGGAAAGCGATAGTGGATCGCATGTTTGTCGCATGGGACCGGGCAGACGCAGCTGAGCGATCGCGCCTCACGCGCACCGGTGCCGGGAAATTCATGTGGGCCGGCGGACCGTTCGGCTCGCGGGAGCCGTTTGCTCTGAGCGGCGGCCGGCTGCCTGGCGGGTTCGGGCTGCGGGAACAAATTCGGAGCCTCGCCGATGTGCAATCGTTCGATGCGATCGAATCATTACCGTTCGAGGTCCGCGCATCTGATGCGCCGATGCCGAAGACTGCGATGAGCGATTTCAATGCGCGTGCCCGCGCGTCGACGGGACGAGCAGCGGATACCGTTCGCGACCAGCTCGCGCGCGACCTGTCCGAGGGGCGAAGCGTGCGACAGGCCCGGGAGCGGGACGAGTTCGCCGAGATCCGCGCAACACTCGACGCGGGTCGGCTGCTGGCCGCGCTCGCTCACTCGCATGGCCTCATCGTCGAAAAGTATTCGATCGGCAAGGGCGCGGATGGCGGCGACAGGATCCGGGCCGGCTCACGCAATCTGAGCGTGTCGGATTTTCTGACGAAGGAGATGAACCTGTCATGGGAGGAGGCCGCGCAGCTGCTGCGCGAGACGTATCGGGCGCAGACCGGACACGATCCGGAACACGCGTCACGGCGCACGCCCGAGCGGGATCTATGGGGCGACTTCCAGCAGTGGCGATCTGTCTACCGGACCCAGCTTCGCCACGCGTGGGATGCGCAGGCCGCTCAGGAAAACGAGCGGCGAAAGACGATCAGGTCGGCGTTCTATAGTGCGCGTAGCGCGCTCGGCGATCGCATGGACCTGTCCAGCGGTCAGCGTCGCGAGCAGCTGTCTGCGGCACGCGTTGCACGCCTTGAGGCAGAGGCCGTGCTGCGTGTGCAGATCGCGAAAGAACGGGAGGCGCTGAAGGGCGTCGCCAGTCGGCCACTGACGGACCAGTATCGCGATTTCCTGCAGGAGCGCGCGCAGGAAGGCGACGAACGGGCGCTGCGTGAGCTGCGACGGATGCAACAGATCCGTCTATGGGAGAAGCGCGCCGGCGACGAGCGCGCAGTCACGGTCAGCGCGGCATCGCATGCGACGCGACCGACTGCAAACGAGCGCAACGAGATCATTTACGCGGGCCCGGCGATTACATACGAGGTAAGGGCCAGTGGCGAGGTCGACTACCGGAAGAACGGGGCGACGTTCCTCGTCGACGAGGGCCGCACGTTGCGGCTGTGGGATAGCGGGCGCGAGGCGATTGAGGTAGCGTTGCGCTTCGCGCAGCAGAAATTCGGCGGCACGCTGTCGCTGTCCGGACCCGAGGATTTCCAGGCGGCCGCGGCGCGCGTTGCGGCCGATACACGCATGCGTATCGTGTTCGAGCAACCCGAACTGGAGAGCATCCGGCGGGTGCGGCTCGCGGAGCTTGATGCCGAGGCGATCGAACGTCGGGCAGCGCAGCGTGAGCGCGAAGCGAGGGAGCGCGACGAGTTGCGCGATGCCGTGCGCAATCCGCCGGCGCCCGTCCCGGACGACACGATCAACCCGGACCCGGACGCAATACCGCCCGCTGACCCGGATGCACCCGACATCAATCGCTAA
- a CDS encoding plasmid mobilization protein — translation MPRKKNGDGAGLGKPIAFRLSETDRAAYLAKVAQSGMTQSEFFRQAVLTNRTQVIARPVASGDRRRLLYIFNKTSNNLNQIAHRANSEHVRGALSEATYEQLLTQLQLIGQYLKATLTKVD, via the coding sequence ATGCCTCGCAAAAAGAACGGTGACGGGGCAGGGCTGGGCAAGCCGATCGCGTTCCGGCTGTCGGAGACGGATCGCGCGGCGTACCTCGCCAAGGTGGCACAAAGCGGGATGACCCAATCGGAATTTTTCCGTCAGGCGGTGCTCACCAACCGTACGCAGGTGATCGCGCGGCCGGTGGCCAGCGGGGACCGCAGGCGGCTGCTCTACATCTTCAACAAGACCAGCAACAACCTGAACCAGATTGCCCACCGTGCGAATTCGGAGCATGTCCGCGGGGCGCTTTCGGAGGCGACCTACGAGCAGCTGCTCACGCAACTGCAACTGATCGGGCAATACCTCAAGGCCACCCTGACGAAGGTTGACTGA